The region gaaaaacGTCCTAGTCAGTGATGATTTCTGAGTCCGCTCCTGATTAGGTGAttatagtttatatttttttaggcCATATTAGTGATGATTTATGTGTCCCTTTTATAAGGTgattaatataatttaaatatttttctgtGTTTGTCCCTGATTATATCAATTTAGGTGAGCGAGCTGAGCACGCTGTGCGGGATAGAGTCGTGCGCGATCGTGTACAGCCCGTATGAGTCGCAGCCGGACGTGTGGCCGGACGCGAGGGGGGCGGGGCGCGTGGTGGCGCAGTTCAAGCGGATGCCGGAGATGGAGCAGAGCAAGAAGATGGTGAACCAGGAGTCGTTCATCCGCGGCCGCATCGCGAAGGCGGCGGAGCAGCTGAAGAAGCTCCGCAAGGAGAATCGGGAGAAGGAGGTGACGCACCTCATGTACCACTGCCTCACGGGCAAGGGCGGCCTCCACGGGCTCGGCCTGCCCGACCTAAACGACGTCGCTTGGATGCTGGATTACAACTTGAAGGAGATTTACAAGAGGATCGAGGCGATTGGGAAGGATCGCGCGGCGCCGGAGGAGAGGGCGCAGCAGCAGCAGATGTTTGCGGAGTGGATGGGGAATCCCGGCGGCGATCAGCAGATCGGAGGGGAGGAGATGATTGTGCCGTTTAACGATGGTGGAAATCAGGGTGTTTCACTGTGGTCTAATGCCTTCTTCTCTTAAGAggcttttttttaattatgaataATAGAAATTTGTGTGTTTTCAAACTTTGGCTTTAATTACTATGAAAATATAGAGATTTTTTCTCGAGATACTATATTGTTCGATTGACAATTATGTCAGGAGTACTTGCACTATCTGGTAACGGTTTGTTATTTGGACCAAACATGTAATCTGTCCATATTTGGACCCGTGTATATGATGCCGGAAGGTCCAGGATCAGTACGATGCTTTGAAATATATGTATAGTACGGATGGCTAATAATGCGAGAAGCTAATGTGAATGTACGAGAAAATAAACTGTTATGAGATTGCAATAAAAAAACATTTGTTGATACTATTGGTATCTCCATAAACcaatcatttttattaaaaatcatatTAGAATGAGTAAAGTGATAGGTAGTGTGATAAAAAACAATATAGTAAGGGTTATATACTGTGAAGTAGGAGTAGTGTTTTTGGATGTAAGAAcaatatttatgtatttttaattatgcTTAATGATTCTATATTTAATAGCAGTATACTAAATAAACATATACTCCGTACTACAATAGTTAAAACACGTGGCTAAACATAAAGTTTAAAGTCTAAAAATTCAAATGAGTTCAAGATTACTTAACATAAAATCATAGATAAATTATTCAACAATAACATCGAATCACATATACTtgaaaaatattcttattttatatCGATAATCTTTGAAGCATCAATAGACAATAGCCTTCAAACTCATCACTGTCTATTAAAAAAgttatagtaatatttaatataatatagtaATATGATAATTTTAAACTCAATAATATAAATACAATTTTACCACTATTCATGCAAGtgtaaataatagtagtaatagatTTCAATTGGCCCGATTCGAAAAGTAAAAGCCTGTTTaataaatcaatattaatattagccCAAGACTGAAGAATAAAGACTCACATTAATTAAATAGACTAGCCTATCTGtctttattttatcttctgTACTTTCTCAGTCTACTATTACACGATAGTAATTATATTATACAAATCagtataaataatattttttaatttcaggTTATACACAGTTTCCCTTAATTTCGAATTAATAGGATGATATGGACCAAACTTTATTATACTTCCAACAATTTGCCAAAAGAGAAACTTAAATATTTTCGAATTTTGAATTTCGCTCGTTTAATAACATCAATTAAAGGAACTAGCAAATGAAACATCCAAAATTACCGCACAACATTATCACTTTTGGGATTTATATTTCTTAATACTAATGTCTAATTTCCTTTAAATTCGTATTTTGCATATTATTTCTATATTATACGATTATATCATACAACTGAAAGGAAGTAATGTGCATATTATttccatattattattagtataacACTATAACTTAAAGGAATTGCAAAGGCAAAAGAGtagttaaattattaattattgaaatttattGCCACATTTGAAATTAATGCGTTCAAAATTGTCCACGAATCAAGATGCCCCCTGATGGGTCTGACCCTATTTAATAAGCATCACACCACTTTAAATggaaataaatatgcatttaTACAAACTAACGGTTTGCATGTTCAAATTATTTATGCTTTTAGTACTTTTTTCGTCCTAGCTACTAATATAGCCCATTATTCATTTTCGAGAAATCCTAAGTCATATTCcatatttataatttcaattATCTTAAATTATTACTTTACctaataatcttatttaattGTCTCTATCGCATAATAATTTCTACGGTATACCACTATATGTGGGTTTAAGGTTTATTTGTTAGATTATTCATCTTTCGGCTAGATAGAATAATGTTTATGGTACATATCATAATTAATGCtaattatgtatatataattaaatacatatCATGTGGAGTATTTAATTCATGTATAATGCAAAAAATAGATTATTATGTTAAATTTTATGtagactaaaataattttaacaATACATTCATTCATACTTCATCTTCCCTTGTCtgcgaatatgagtctcatttttccatctTGATCCGTCCATGAATAGGAACCCCGGTTCATgattaccataaatgataaaaaaaggctccacattccactaactcattccagtcacatatcatttaaaacctatatatacaagtgggacacatattccactaactttctttcatccatttttttaacatttcttaaaactcgtataaaaaagaaatgagactcctatttgcggaagAAGGAGTATATACTAAGTACTACTAAAGatggattttaattttgtacTTTCATTCCACTATCTAACCTacaaagtagtagtagtagttgatTAATCTTCTAGGCTGAAACATACACTTTAAGACAAATTTTTTTTGGGCCATCAGAATAATACGGGTCATTCACTAAGACTAATGTGCTTACCAAACACACAATTAAGGTAATATAAGAGCTCTTATTAAATTGCTCACATACCTTAAAAATTAATATGCCAACGAAAGTGATAAAGCTctctataagagcatctccaaaggGAAAGGTAAGTTGAGAAagtatatttttcatttaccttctcaaaaaggtAATTATATCTTCTTAAAAAGTAATGGGCTCCAAGAGAATAAGGTA is a window of Salvia splendens isolate huo1 chromosome 3, SspV2, whole genome shotgun sequence DNA encoding:
- the LOC121795232 gene encoding agamous-like MADS-box protein AGL80 codes for the protein MTRKKVKLAFISNDSARKATFKKRKKGLMKKVSELSTLCGIESCAIVYSPYESQPDVWPDARGAGRVVAQFKRMPEMEQSKKMVNQESFIRGRIAKAAEQLKKLRKENREKEVTHLMYHCLTGKGGLHGLGLPDLNDVAWMLDYNLKEIYKRIEAIGKDRAAPEERAQQQQMFAEWMGNPGGDQQIGGEEMIVPFNDGGNQGVSLWSNAFFS